A section of the Leptotrichia sp. HSP-342 genome encodes:
- a CDS encoding SH3 domain-containing protein, whose amino-acid sequence MKLKNFKFRNVFFCCFLLLVSMLSFGQNKKSDEIVLTDDGIILDLKGTFKINWDKSDPDVPCSAIEYGEMLFYPDNKDIVNGKAIVLKPKDFDYHNWDESRNAEKEFADMEKTKVEILKKTFPEEVKKMEKIQKGELQYSAKVKIKKVTPYTECDFTTVYAQVIELKKIDGTKSKITKLEMKKSYESDDFDEPHLDEVSDLKKYEISSKDGYANIREKPTKDSKVISKLDSETIVRYITKYGDWYYVYYVDYPSDYKNDLTVKEYRGFIHKSQLKKHVD is encoded by the coding sequence ATGAAACTTAAAAATTTTAAATTTAGAAATGTTTTCTTTTGTTGCTTTCTTCTGCTAGTTTCTATGCTTTCTTTTGGGCAAAATAAGAAATCTGATGAGATCGTTTTGACTGATGATGGAATAATCTTGGATTTGAAGGGAACATTTAAAATTAATTGGGATAAAAGTGATCCAGATGTACCATGTTCTGCAATAGAATATGGGGAAATGCTGTTTTATCCTGATAATAAGGATATTGTGAATGGGAAAGCGATAGTTTTGAAGCCTAAGGATTTTGATTATCATAATTGGGATGAAAGCAGAAATGCCGAAAAGGAATTTGCTGATATGGAAAAGACTAAAGTTGAAATATTAAAAAAAACTTTTCCAGAAGAAGTTAAAAAAATGGAAAAAATTCAAAAAGGAGAATTACAGTATTCAGCAAAGGTTAAAATAAAAAAAGTAACTCCATACACAGAATGCGATTTTACAACAGTTTATGCACAAGTTATTGAATTAAAGAAAATTGATGGTACAAAATCAAAAATTACAAAACTTGAAATGAAAAAATCGTATGAATCAGATGATTTTGATGAACCGCATTTAGATGAAGTGAGTGACTTGAAAAAATATGAAATAAGTTCAAAGGACGGATATGCGAATATACGTGAAAAGCCGACTAAAGATTCAAAAGTTATTTCAAAATTAGATAGTGAAACAATTGTAAGATATATTACAAAATATGGTGACTGGTATTATGTTTATTATGTTGACTATCCTTCTGACTATAAGAATGACCTAACAGTCAAAGAATATAGGGGATTTATTCATAAGAGCCAGTTGAAAAAACATGTTGATTAG
- a CDS encoding Fic family protein produces MGKECDYNPPFEITNEIIELVAQINELTGMIIVSEKLSSNPVLRRENRIKTIYSSLAIEQNTLTFEQVTDVINGKRILAPPKDIKEVKNAYEIYEKLTLLNPYSIKDLLKAHKILTADLINENGRFRTKGAGVYQGSQLIHAGTPPQYIPELIDQLFSWLKKSKVHPLIKACVFHYEFEFIHPFQDGNGRLGRLWHTLILSKWKEFFAWLPIETLIQKKQQKYYEAINLSNNIGESTPFITFILEIIKETLEELQKNDSKMTDILTDKMTDKELQRLKILEEYFEKNNYIENNEAQKILNISDSTARRFLNKLVKGRILEAIGEKKGRKYRKK; encoded by the coding sequence ATGGGAAAAGAATGTGATTATAATCCACCATTTGAAATTACAAATGAGATAATCGAACTTGTTGCTCAAATTAACGAATTAACAGGAATGATTATAGTTTCAGAAAAACTATCGTCAAATCCAGTTTTAAGAAGAGAAAATAGAATAAAAACAATTTATTCATCACTTGCGATAGAGCAAAATACACTAACATTTGAGCAAGTGACAGATGTGATTAATGGGAAAAGAATTTTAGCTCCGCCAAAGGATATAAAAGAAGTTAAAAATGCTTATGAAATCTATGAAAAATTAACTTTATTAAATCCATATTCGATTAAAGATTTACTCAAGGCACATAAAATCTTGACTGCTGATTTAATAAATGAAAATGGCAGATTTCGTACAAAAGGAGCAGGAGTTTATCAGGGAAGTCAGCTGATTCATGCAGGGACACCACCTCAATATATTCCTGAATTAATCGACCAGCTTTTTTCGTGGTTGAAAAAAAGTAAAGTTCATCCACTAATAAAGGCATGTGTATTTCATTATGAATTTGAATTTATACATCCTTTTCAAGATGGAAATGGAAGGTTAGGACGACTTTGGCATACATTAATCCTATCAAAATGGAAAGAGTTTTTTGCTTGGCTTCCAATTGAAACTTTGATTCAGAAAAAACAGCAGAAGTATTATGAAGCTATAAATTTATCGAATAATATTGGAGAATCTACGCCATTTATTACATTTATTCTTGAAATCATAAAAGAAACTCTAGAAGAATTGCAAAAAAATGACTCAAAAATGACTGATATTTTGACTGATAAAATGACTGATAAAGAGTTACAAAGGCTGAAAATATTGGAAGAATATTTTGAGAAAAATAATTATATTGAGAATAATGAGGCTCAAAAAATTTTAAACATCTCAGATTCTACGGCTAGAAGATTTTTAAATAAGCTTGTGAAAGGTAGAATTTTGGAGGCGATTGGAGAGAAAAAAGGGAGAAAGTATCGGAAGAAATAA
- a CDS encoding endonuclease/exonuclease/phosphatase family protein, translating to MEFRIMTYNIYGARLADGKKLAKSIKKYKPDFVALQEVDKNTKRSNFRDVTQDFALELGYNYYYFQKAMDFDKGEFGIAFVSKYDVKNIYVHELPSAGNEKRQVLAAQINSSKYKKHILVINTHLDYEPAVKSTQIDDLMTVIDYFKGDIKFLCGDFNLLPTTEHYWEICKNWNDTYFEGKDLENKSNLENRNLETQRIDYIMAKKGENYRTKQSFFINDDSQEWTKLSDHLPYMTVLEIE from the coding sequence ATGGAATTTAGAATAATGACTTACAATATTTACGGAGCAAGGCTTGCGGATGGGAAGAAATTGGCAAAAAGCATAAAAAAATACAAGCCTGATTTTGTTGCATTGCAGGAAGTTGATAAAAATACTAAAAGAAGTAATTTTCGTGACGTAACGCAGGATTTTGCACTTGAACTTGGGTATAATTATTATTATTTTCAAAAGGCAATGGATTTTGACAAAGGGGAGTTTGGAATTGCGTTTGTTTCAAAATATGATGTGAAAAATATATATGTTCACGAGCTGCCATCTGCTGGAAATGAAAAAAGACAGGTTTTGGCAGCACAAATTAACAGTTCAAAATATAAAAAACATATTTTGGTTATAAATACTCATCTAGATTATGAGCCTGCAGTAAAAAGTACCCAAATTGATGATTTGATGACAGTTATAGATTATTTTAAGGGAGATATAAAATTTTTATGCGGTGATTTTAACCTTTTGCCAACAACAGAGCATTATTGGGAAATTTGTAAAAACTGGAATGACACTTATTTTGAAGGCAAGGACTTGGAAAATAAATCAAATCTTGAAAACAGAAATCTTGAAACACAGAGAATTGATTATATAATGGCCAAAAAAGGTGAAAATTATAGAACTAAGCAAAGTTTTTTTATAAATGATGATTCACAGGAATGGACAAAGCTGTCGGATCATTTGCCGTATATGACGGTGTTGGAGATAGAGTGA